The following proteins are encoded in a genomic region of Fusarium keratoplasticum isolate Fu6.1 chromosome 9, whole genome shotgun sequence:
- a CDS encoding Epimerase domain-containing protein: MSSPASKSVLVTGATGFVASHLILQLLSRNYNVRATIRDSSKESAVRQDLNAAGANNIAKLAFFVADLTKDEGWEAAMDGCDYVHHVASPFPSQAPKDENELLIPAKEGTLRVLQAAARANVKRVIFTSSFAAIGYGKQHKDEFDERDWSDPEGLPVYHKSKLFAERAAWDFVNQQQDSRLELVVLNPVGIFGPVLGQKVSSSIGLIKTMLEGGMAACPRIYFNLVDVRDLADMHILAMTHPKAGGERFIASGDGAPLSLMDVANIIRGQRPEKAAKVPKRQLQDWMVKTIGFVNPQVRSLVPQLGQRRKLSNLQAKRILGWKPRAVEDCLGDTVDSLAQHKLI, translated from the coding sequence ACCGGATTTGTCGCCTCACACCTcattcttcagcttctctcCCGCAACTACAATGTCCGCGCAACAATTCGCGACTCATCAAAAGAATCGGCTGTTCGCCAGGATCTCAACGCTGCAGGAGCCAACAACATCGCCAAACTCGCCTTCTTCGTGGCAGATCTGACTAAAGACGAAGGTTGGGAAGCTGCCATGGATGGTTGCGACTATGTTCACCATGTTGCTTCACCATTTCCAAGTCAAGCGCCCAAGGATGAAAATGAGCTGTTGATACCGGCGAAAGAGGGAACCCTCAGGGTTCTCCAGGCGGCAGCGCGAGCCAATGTGAAGCGGGTGATATTTACATCATCCTTTGCAGCAATTGGTTACGGAAAACAACACAAGGATGAATTCGATGAAAGGGATTGGTCAGATCCAGAAGGTCTTCCGGTCTACCACAAGAGCAAACTCTTTGCTGAACGTGCAGCTTGGGACTTTGTGAATCAGCAGCAAGACTCGAGGCTCGAACTTGTCGTTCTCAACCCTGTGGGCATTTTTGGCCCTGTGCTGGGCCAAAAGGTCTCTTCAAGCATTGGTCTTATCAAGACAATGCTTGAGGGAGGAATGGCGGCCTGTCCACGCATCTACTTCAACCTCGTGGACGTGCGCGATCTGGCAGACATGCACATTCTTGCAATGACACATCCCAAGGCAGGCGGAGAACGTTTTATTGCAAGCGGGGACGGAGCGCCCCTGTCTCTAATGGATGTTGCAAACATTATCCGTGGTCAGAGACCAGAGAAAGCGGCGAAGGTACCGAAAAGACAGCTACAGGATTGGATGGTAAAGACAATCGGGTTCGTGAACCCTCAAGTGCGAAGTTTGGTTCCCCAACTTGGACAGAGGAGGAAATTAAGCAATCTCCAAGCAAAGAGAATTCTAGGGTGGAAACCAAGAGCCGTGGAGGATTGTTTGGGAGATACTGTAGACAGCCTGGCACAGCATAAGTTGATATAG
- a CDS encoding NmrA domain-containing protein produces MSRALLITGATGKQGGSVIRALLAANADFDILAVTRDSSSPSARKLVEKSPRISLVQGNLNDAEGIFDTAKAASKVPIWGVFSVQTPAMNKTGPIIEERQGKALVDAAINHGVQHFVYSSVDRSGAKSFENATNIPHFKSKHNIEHHLVQKSKEAALGWTILRPVAFMENFDGGFLGKVFATSWRLVVKSRPLQLIATADIGAFAAKAFMSPREFNGKAISLAGDELTYEQMATLYSKKIQSGVPATWALLARLVLWLSEEMSTMFTFFEKEGYGANIKELREEHPELMTLETWLDKSSFPKKDA; encoded by the exons ATGTCTCGAGCTTTGCTCATCACTGGTGCCACCGGAAAGCAGGGTGGCTCCGTCATTAGAGCCCTACTTGCTGCCAATGCCGATTTCGATATTCTAGCCGTTACGAGAGactcatcatcaccttctGCCAGGAAACTAGTCGAAAAGTCACCTCGAATCAGCCTGGTTCAGGGTAATCTGAATGATGCCGAAGGCATTTTCGACACTGCCAAGGCAGCATCCAAGGTGCCTATATGGGGCGTCTTCAGCGTTCAG ACACCTGCGATGAACAAGACCGGTCCAATTATCGAGGAGCGGCAGGGAAAGGCGCTTGTTGATGCTGCCATAAATCATGGTGTTCAGCATTTTGTCTACTCCTCCGTTGACCGTAGTGGCGCGAAATCCTTTGAAAATGCCACTAATATTCCGCACTTCAAGAGCAAGCACAACATTGAGCACCACCTCGTTCAGAAGTCAAAGGAGGCTGCCCTCGGATGGACTATTCTCCGCCCAGTAGCTTTTATGGAGAACTTCGATGGCGGGTTCCTCGGAAAGGTGTTTGCGACGTCATGGAGGCTGGTCGTCAAGTCGCGCCCCCTCCAGCTCATTGCCACTGCTGACATTGGGGCCTTCGCCGCAAAGGCTTTCATGTCACCGCGCGAATTCAACGGGAAGGCAATTTCTCTCGCCGGAGATGAGTTAACCTACGAGCAGATGGCGACGCTGTACTCGAAAAAGATACAGTCAGGTGTGCCGGCTACTTGGGCTCTGTTAGCAAGACTGGTGCTCTGGCTGTCGGAGGAGATGAGTACCATGTTTACATTtttcgagaaggagggatATGGAGCGAACATCAAGGAACTCAGGGAGGAGCACCCAGAGCTAATGACTCTTGAAACGTGGCTGGATAAGTCCTCGTTTCCTAAGAAGGATGCTTAG